A stretch of Microbulbifer bruguierae DNA encodes these proteins:
- a CDS encoding helix-turn-helix domain-containing protein, which yields MKTTTPLTLVEQSRSESAFGRLMHFWRKTLGMSQEQLSEDLGVSTRHISFLETGRSQPSRLIAGALADCFGLSARDRGYLLTAAGFSADQSVFDSPELAAWMNKSMQNSLVRGEPEPVFALDNFGRVISVNRAWLAFFLPRVDSSLLLDPNIYELVMHPQGLRPQLYNGTALSCGLALYLAMETLQGDDPMGWAVLERLEAAGALPEGWQQLARRLIHTSDYPLALKTDEGLVNITVYNDTLSSTSQLVQPRLLIGRIYRDDGRRVVTDEELAAVSRDHPLLYRPLVSGL from the coding sequence ATGAAAACCACAACCCCGCTTACCCTGGTGGAGCAGTCCCGCAGCGAGAGCGCCTTCGGACGCCTGATGCACTTCTGGCGCAAGACCCTGGGGATGTCCCAGGAGCAGCTTTCGGAAGATCTCGGCGTGTCCACCCGCCATATCAGTTTCCTCGAGACCGGCCGCTCACAGCCGTCGCGGCTGATCGCCGGGGCGCTGGCGGACTGTTTTGGTCTCAGTGCCCGGGACCGGGGCTATCTGCTGACCGCCGCGGGGTTCTCCGCCGACCAGTCGGTGTTTGACTCCCCGGAACTGGCCGCGTGGATGAACAAGTCGATGCAGAATTCGCTGGTGCGGGGCGAGCCGGAACCGGTGTTTGCCCTCGACAATTTCGGGCGGGTAATTTCAGTCAATCGCGCCTGGCTGGCATTTTTCCTGCCGCGGGTGGATTCGTCGCTGTTGCTGGATCCGAACATATACGAGCTGGTAATGCACCCTCAGGGCCTGCGCCCGCAACTGTATAACGGTACCGCGCTGTCCTGTGGCCTGGCCCTGTACCTGGCTATGGAAACCCTGCAGGGAGACGACCCCATGGGCTGGGCCGTACTGGAGCGCCTGGAGGCGGCGGGGGCCTTGCCCGAGGGCTGGCAGCAGCTGGCGCGGCGATTGATCCATACCAGTGACTATCCGCTGGCGCTCAAGACCGATGAGGGGCTGGTCAATATCACTGTCTACAACGACACCCTCTCTTCCACCTCGCAGCTGGTGCAGCCACGCTTGCTGATCGGGCGCATCTACCGCGACGACGGCCGCCGCGTCGTGACCGACGAAGAGCTGGCAGCCGTCTCCAGAGATCACCCTCTGCTGTACCGACCACTGGTTTCCGGGCTGTAA